In Helicobacter sp. MIT 21-1697, one DNA window encodes the following:
- a CDS encoding FUSC family protein has translation MHTAMYRRKWRLLQKIIMHPHLLSSLHNLVFKRFIYVYDAGFFGLIYAIKAMIALCISGAICYALLGAEVLIWSVMMAMYVFFLNGFRSNKDMDWKYLVLFVGFVCALIPIFGIWEESLWLIIPSMILAFGIGISEVYDSDLPKVLTLALINALVANIYAGSHPETPLWQCVAAAFIGGGVSIGIRLFISFGQYGRFIQTQFVAMLFELSMMSENLGTKDYDTIKTQTLNHISLLKSKLTSASAKIKDAHLIKNHKRALFYLYKLESVCYVLDLMNYYFLHHRSTLLLSAQKEMTKNLNELSHIFYGKKPSITKQSLHNAMESNADSEWINALKIFYSKIESFTRVSSLQSQAFVENTTPKSLKNMRDSLTDNPYPLFYGIRYAGAIGIAMFFAQFFQINHGAWIALGVVTMMHPNIGTIKTNGKDSILGSLIGLLLGVGLVLVAWDSPLLYIIFVFNLFLVVYFKTYPFVLWSLVFMLEFVLMFALVDNNFIELIAYRFGDILLGFLFAFCISKILYPRYSADELLPQIKLCLEYFGALTLDLEDSQNKVLQRQNKLVRSLDELSILIEQSQNDKKLYSPHILKLFDTLMQDFYHLKEALILLCEKLADKEKSFDSLLKNDLKALRLRFLMLCAMIESQPYYFKTDEDDRFLLKDEHIYPIVREIFELQNRLYDFLHTTLGK, from the coding sequence ATGCACACAGCAATGTATAGGCGCAAGTGGAGATTATTACAAAAAATAATTATGCACCCACATTTGCTCTCATCATTGCATAATCTAGTTTTTAAACGTTTCATTTATGTTTATGATGCAGGATTCTTTGGACTTATTTATGCCATTAAAGCAATGATTGCGCTTTGCATTAGCGGCGCGATATGCTACGCTCTTCTTGGTGCAGAGGTGCTCATTTGGTCTGTAATGATGGCAATGTATGTATTTTTTCTCAATGGTTTTAGAAGCAATAAAGATATGGATTGGAAATATCTTGTGCTTTTTGTTGGCTTTGTATGCGCACTTATACCTATTTTTGGGATATGGGAAGAAAGTCTTTGGCTTATAATCCCCTCTATGATTCTCGCCTTTGGTATTGGCATAAGTGAAGTGTATGATAGTGATTTGCCAAAGGTACTCACTCTCGCCCTCATTAATGCACTTGTAGCAAATATTTATGCTGGTTCTCACCCTGAAACCCCATTATGGCAATGCGTAGCTGCAGCTTTTATCGGCGGAGGCGTGAGCATAGGCATACGACTTTTTATTTCCTTTGGACAATATGGTAGATTCATTCAAACACAATTTGTCGCTATGCTCTTTGAGCTTTCAATGATGAGTGAGAATCTCGGCACAAAAGATTATGATACGATTAAAACCCAAACGCTCAATCATATCTCTTTGCTGAAGTCCAAACTCACCTCCGCTTCTGCTAAAATCAAAGATGCTCATCTTATCAAAAACCATAAACGCGCACTTTTTTATCTCTATAAACTTGAAAGTGTATGCTATGTGCTTGATTTGATGAATTATTATTTTTTACATCATCGCTCTACCCTGCTTCTATCGGCTCAAAAAGAGATGACAAAAAATCTGAATGAACTCTCACACATTTTCTATGGCAAAAAGCCCTCTATCACAAAACAATCCCTCCATAATGCTATGGAAAGCAATGCAGATTCGGAATGGATTAACGCTCTTAAAATCTTTTATTCCAAAATAGAATCTTTCACACGAGTTTCTTCTTTACAATCTCAAGCTTTTGTTGAAAATACGACACCAAAGAGTTTAAAAAATATGCGCGATAGCCTTACAGATAACCCCTATCCTCTGTTTTATGGTATCCGATATGCAGGAGCAATCGGAATTGCTATGTTTTTTGCACAATTTTTTCAAATTAATCACGGCGCTTGGATTGCACTTGGAGTAGTTACAATGATGCACCCAAATATCGGCACGATTAAGACAAATGGGAAAGATTCTATACTTGGAAGCCTCATTGGATTGTTGCTTGGTGTAGGCTTAGTGCTTGTGGCTTGGGATTCTCCTTTGTTGTATATTATCTTTGTGTTTAATCTCTTTTTGGTCGTTTATTTTAAAACTTATCCTTTCGTGCTGTGGTCTTTAGTGTTTATGCTTGAGTTTGTGCTGATGTTTGCCCTTGTAGATAATAATTTTATTGAGCTTATCGCCTATCGTTTTGGTGATATTTTGCTTGGATTTTTATTTGCTTTTTGTATCTCTAAAATACTTTACCCACGATATAGTGCTGATGAATTATTGCCCCAAATCAAGCTCTGCCTTGAATACTTTGGTGCGCTCACTTTAGACTTAGAAGATTCTCAAAATAAGGTGCTTCAAAGACAAAACAAGCTTGTGCGAAGCCTTGATGAACTCTCAATACTTATTGAACAAAGTCAAAATGACAAAAAACTTTATTCACCCCATATTTTAAAGCTTTTTGATACTCTGATGCAGGATTTTTATCATCTTAAAGAGGCACTTATCTTGCTTTGTGAAAAACTTGCCGATAAAGAAAAAAGCTTTGATTCGCTTTTAAAAAATGACTTAAAAGCACTTCGTTTGCGTTTTTTAATGCTTTGTGCAATGATAGAATCTCAACCTTATTATTTCAAAACCGATGAAGATGACCGATTCTTGCTTAAAGATGAACATATTTACCCTATCGTGCGTGAGATTTTTGAGCTCCAAAATCGTCTCTATGATTTCTTGCACACCACACTTGGCAAATAA